atacgaTAAGGCATATTCTGGAATGGCATTTACTGTTGAGGTTTCAAGACCCTTGAGGAACACATCATCTTAAAACATGGCCACACACCACTACGGTTATCGTGTCTTCTATATTAAAAGTTAACCAAGTAGGATTGGTCTAGACTATattaatatatatcataaagagtttaagtttctattttttttgcagtgctggggaatcaaacccaaggccttgcacatgcggCCCAAGTGCCCTCCACTGAGCTAAACATCTAGCCCAAGTTTCAAAATTGTTAAGGGTTATTTTACACAGGAAGGGCGATGAATGTTTTGCCTAAAATCACTTGAGGAAAATACttttaacacacaaacacatgtatTTAAATTTGAATTAAATCAGGTTTCATTAAGAAACTGATAGAGggttgggagtatagctcagtggtggaacactggCCCAGCTTGTCCAAGGCACTGGATTCATCTCTAGCACCACTCACAAAACAGAACTAATAGGAGTTGACATAAAGAAAGTGGTTCATAAAAGGTGGGCATTTGGGTACCGAGCCTCCCTATGCAAACTGGTAACAGAGATCACACAGTCTCAAAGTTGAGTATACTTACTCTGTGCCCGTGAGTCTTATAAGCAGCTTTTCCTGGCCCTACAAATGTTAAATGGTGAACTATTAAATCACTAGTAAGatttaaaatgctattttaatTATATTGTTAGGACGTGGTCAACTTTTCTTTATTAAAACTAATTTACTACAGGTCATTAAAGGCACATATATTAAGATTATGAGAGCTCATAAACTTTCACAAACAATATTCATAAAGGCTAAAATGCACATGCCAAAGCTCATTATAATTATAAAGCaccttatttttatgtgctttaTGGTAATATCCCTGAGGACAGAAGCATGGTAGCAATTTAACTTTTGAAAGATATATGGTTTATTGCCTTCTTAAAAAACATAGATTTTGTTGTTGCcgttattgttgttttgtggtgctgaggatagaacccagggcttcatgcatgggaGGCAAATGCCCTACCACTGAGTTCTATCTTCAGTCCCTAGAAAACACTGATGTTTACTACATAGCTAGCCTCCTAATTTTTCAAACACCTGATTCTATCTGGATATAGTGGGCCTTAGAATTTCAAATCCAAAAAtatgaatgttaaaaaaattagcTGCTATCATTAAACTATAATAATCTTCAGGATTTTCCTATGTGcaaaaaaaattcacataaagtTTAGTGCATTCTTTTGATAATTTATAGAAAAGTACCTATTTAACTATTCTATATAACATGTGaatgcaaaaacaaacaagatAGAAAAACAACATTCTCACTGCATCAAAACTACAAATGCATAACAACCAAATGCAGTACATGGTCCTGGATTAGATGCTGGTTTTGGACAAACTTGACATAAGAAAATGTCAGTATAATTTGGCTAGCAGTATAAAAATTTGTTGAAGCAAAATGGGTACCACTGTCTAAATAAACAGGTTTTAAATAGTATATACAGCATGTCCATTTGGGGTGAAAGCATGTGTGTGGTTATGTAGGTATGGGTACACACAGGAAAAACAATCTTGAAGGATCTGCCCTAGGGTATGTATATACCTTTGGGTCATGAGAAtgtcatttcaattttttaaatgtttgcatACTTGCATTTCCTGGGCTTCTGTAATACTGAGTTATTTTACAAAGCTGCATACTACAGACATAaacatgtacttttaaaaatgaaaagtaaatataCAAATGCCAGTAAGTTTAAAGTTAATTATTAATCATGCTAAATTCTTGAGTGAAATTCCTCAGAGGTGAGACGAGAATCAAAAGGGAAGAATATTTAAGAactgaagaaatttaaaaaaactacaaAGCAACTAAATCAAATATCACCTCCAAAAAGTTATAGTTTGAGTTTTTGTTGGAATGCCTGAAGCACCTCTTGATAAAATTATGGGGCTGATTATAAGTGCCAGTTAGATAAACATCTCCCACCAAAGATCTTATCCAGTCTACAACCTGTATCACTTAACTATATAAgcacattgtttttcattttggtaTAAGCAAAATGAAATATGTTTAACCTCAAAAAAGATCATTACAATATTGAGACTTGAGAGGGCAGCAAACTCTGGTAAGGTTAAAGAGCTTCCTGGGCCTTGTTTATATTTGGCAAACAGGAAAcagaatatatacacaatggtctTGTTAGTGGAGCCAGGACCTGGACAATCTAGAAGAGGCCCTTTAGATAACACTGAATTGCTCTAAAGTATCCAAATTCACCTGGACCTTTGATTTATAAGTTGGTGCCAATATCCCCCAAATGCTTCAATGTCATGGAACATTTTATTGAAATGCATAATGGGATTAGCTGGACTGGGCTAATTAACATGGTAATGGGGCTTTATTTTAGTGGGTGGGGGCAATCTCAAATATATTCCTTGGATATGTTCTCTGATAAAAGCCACATAATATCTGGAAGTCTGTTTTGGAACATCATAATCTTTACTCACTGGGTACCTGCCAGAATTTACCAGGTCTTCTCTCCCCATCTGCCATTCAGACAGAACACTCAGGCCACTTGGACCCCCAGAAAACAACAAAACATCATTTTGGTGTGaaatctttcctctgtaaggcagAAGATAATTCTCTGAACAAATATTTTGGTAAAGCAACTTTTGTACTTTATGTTTAAGATTTCTTAGGTTTTCATTGTTAAGCACCATTTAATGTGGCCTAGCTAGGAATATGtagaaaaaagtaaaagacaTAAGACATACTATACTGTTAAGTGTGTTAATACAGACTGTTTTGGCTGAATTTGATACTCTAGATGATCTAGTCTATAATGTGCCAGAATTATATTCTAAAATACTTGGCAGAAATGCCAGtcttttattttccttcagtAGCAGAATTTTATCATACAATTTTATAAATGAGAGCTCTCTATTATACAACCATGCTACTACTTTTCAAAAAATCTTAAATGAACAGATTTTTATACTACTGACCACCTGTGCACTATATGCACATGCCTTCCTAAATCTCTAAACGAATCACTTTTGCATCTCCTAAAAACTTATCTTTGAATTGTAGCAGAAATAAAGAGAACACATGCTCAGCAGACTATCTGCAGAGAATAAATTATTTGCAACATACCTGGGACTACTTGGGTTATGAAATTCATCAGTCCCACAGCTGGCCTCACTGAGCCCAGGGCAGGAGTTATGCACAGCATAGACAGACATGCTGGGATGTTCGATGAGAAGGTTTTCCATAGGACTCGTTTCCACCTTGATAGTGGTTAATCCACCTGCAGTAAAACATGGGGGAGGGGTGATAAACCAGCTCTCCTCCATTGgacaggactcaaattggaggaaACAGGAATCAGTTGTATCAGCCAAGCACTCCAGAGATGCAGGTAAACAGGAAAAGACTGAAGGGTGTTCTGTAGGTGACTCTTCActgatgtcttcttcttcctcttcctctgctgaGAAACCAGTGCAAGTGTCTAGATAGCAGTCCACATTTCAGTTCATATCCACGGGAGGATGATTATCACAATGATCAGTCACAGTGGAGCCACCCATCAAATTCACAGCACAGAAAAAGGAAAGACAATACTGTTAGCTGATGCTCACGTTCCTCCCTTTatttaattcagaaaaaaaatttatatttattcataattattataaaataattttccagTACTGTGTATATGTTGGGGAATGGGGGAATATTatattggctttgcaggaatggtTTTAGGGCTGTTTCTATTCCGCTAAATAAACATGTAATGAGTCATTAAGGTTCCTGCTTGTCTAATATGAGGTTTCTATTAAAGGGCCTCTGATTGGATCAGGCTATACAAGTAACAAAACTGGAAAGTGTGACATCAATCAATTTTACTCACTGATCATCTGGGCCAAAATGTTtgccaaattttgtttctttagACAAATGTTTGTttacccactttttttttttttttttttttttggtgctgggaattgaacccaggggcttgtgcatgtgaggcaagcactctaccaactgagctaattTCATAACCCAAGTATCCCAGCTAAACCCAGCCCTGTTTACTCACTTTTAAAGCTTAAAAATCATCAGTTACTGGTTTACTTAGGCAAAAAATGGCATGTGAGAGTTTCTACTTTTATTGTGAAGATTTACCCTTGAGTATACCTTACCAATGAAATCAACAAGAATCCATTCATCATCTTCTTTCTCGCTAAATTCTGGTTCATGGTTGGAAGAAGTATTAACTTCACCCACAAACATTTTATTCAGCCTCTGGAACATTATTAAGGCAAGATTGAGACTTTGGCTGGGTGTCTTTATAGCTGAGATTTCAAAATCCTATCTTCAGTTAGCCCAACAGCGCAGACAGGTGATTAAAGTGCACAGGGTGCTTATTCAACTTAGGTGAGAAACAATAAGAATCATCAtccctaaaacaaaacagaaggaaGAGATTATTTCAAATcagcatatatttatatgtggacATTTTACAAGTGCACACATACCCTAAGATGAAAGCACACACTTTAGCCTACATTCTACAGCTATTCTCTTCCTGCAGGAGCCAAACCGGAGACATGTAACATTTCTTATTTATAAAAAATCATGAATTGAGTATCCAAATGCAACCTTCACATTAtcttaaaatgcaaaataaaaaggaaagagttGTTTTTGTCACACCTGTGCTTTTATAAGGgatgaatttgaaaaatatatttcaaactaCAGGGCTTGGGGTATAGCACAGTAGTAGAGCTCTTGctaagcatgcatgaagccctggactAAATCACCAGCActgccaacacacacacacacacacacacacacacacacacacacaccacttttATCTCAAACAGTAGTACCTCTCTGGTATAAGCAAAACTACATATGAAGCGTCTTGTTATATAAGGCTCCAATGCCCAGAAGTCTTCCAGTGAACATAGAAACTGTGCCATGTGACCACAGTTATACCTGGCCCCAGTCTTCCCCTGGCTCTGTTTCCCTTCCATCCTGTACTTCTTGTCT
This genomic interval from Callospermophilus lateralis isolate mCalLat2 chromosome 16, mCalLat2.hap1, whole genome shotgun sequence contains the following:
- the Tp53inp1 gene encoding tumor protein p53-inducible nuclear protein 1 isoform X2, with amino-acid sequence MFQRLNKMFVGEVNTSSNHEPEFSEKEDDEWILVDFIDTCTGFSAEEEEEEDISEESPTEHPSVFSCLPASLECLADTTDSCFLQFESCPMEESWFITPPPCFTAGGLTTIKVETSPMENLLIEHPSMSVYAVHNSCPGLSEASCGTDEFHNPSSPRARKSCL
- the Tp53inp1 gene encoding tumor protein p53-inducible nuclear protein 1 isoform X1 produces the protein MFQRLNKMFVGEVNTSSNHEPEFSEKEDDEWILVDFIDTCTGFSAEEEEEEDISEESPTEHPSVFSCLPASLECLADTTDSCFLQFESCPMEESWFITPPPCFTAGGLTTIKVETSPMENLLIEHPSMSVYAVHNSCPGLSEASCGTDEFHNPSSPRVEAQNEVEQHIHCYVAALAAHTTFLEQPKSFRPSQWIKEHGERQSLNRNSLRRQNLTRDYHSRQVRHSGWVVHQPCPRQYNY